In Camelina sativa cultivar DH55 chromosome 16, Cs, whole genome shotgun sequence, a single window of DNA contains:
- the LOC104750125 gene encoding ABC transporter G family member 36 produces the protein MDYNPNIPPLGGGGSLRRSISRSVSRASRNLEDIFSAGSRRTQSVNDDEEALKWAAIEKLPTYSRLRTTLMNAVVEDDVYGNQLMSKEVDVTKLDGEDRQKFIDMVFKVAEQDNERILTKLRNRIDRVGIKLPTVEVRYEHLTIKADCYTGNRSLPTLLNVVRNMGESALGMIGIQFAKKAQLTILKDISGVLKPGRMTLLLGPPSSGKTTLLLALAGKLDKALQVSGDITYNGHRLDEFVPRKTSAYISQNDLHVGIMTVKETLDFSARCQGVGTRYDLLNELARREKDAGIFPEADVDLFMKASAAQGVKSSLVTDYTLKILGLDICKDTIVGDDMMRGISGGQKKRVTTGEMIVGPTKTLFMDEISTGLDSSTTFQIVKCLQQIVHLTDATVLMSLLQPAPETFDLFDDIILLSEGQIVYQGPRDNILEFFESFGFKCPERKGTADFLQEVTSKKDQEQYWVDHNRPYRYIPVSEFASRYKSFHVGKDMSNQLAVPFDKSRGHKAALVFDKYSVSKRELLKSCWDKEWLLMQRNSFFYIFKTVQIIIIAAITCTLFLRTEMDTKNEADANLYVGALLFGMIINMFNGFAEMAMMVSRLPVFYKQRDLLFYPSWTFTLPTFLLGIPTSIFESTAWMVVTYYSIGFAPDASRFFKQFLLVFLIQQMAASLFRLIASVCRTMMIANTGGALTLLLVFLLGGFLIPKGEIPDWWGWAYWISPLTYAFNGLTVNELFAPRWMNKLASDGKTRLGTMVLNTYDIYHEKNWYWISVGALLGFTVLFNVLFTLALTVLNPLGKKAGLLPEEENDDADQRKDPMRRSLSTADGNRRGEVAMGRVSRDSASEASRGAGNTKGMVLPFSPLAMSFDDVRYFVDMPAEMRDQGVTETRLQLLKGVTGAFRPGVLTALMGVSGAGKTTLMDVLAGRKTGGYIEGDVRISGFPKVQETFARISGYCEQTDIHSPQVTVRESLIFSAFLRLPKEVGKEEKMMFVDQVMELVELDSLRDAIVGLPGVTGLSTEQRKRLTIAVELVANPSIIFMDEPTSGLDARAAAIVMRAVRNTVDTGRTVVCTIHQPSIDIFEAFDELMLMKRGGQVIYAGPLGRNSHKVVEYFEAFPGVPKIPEKYNPATWMLEASSLAAELKLSVDFAELYKNSALHQRNKALVKELSVPPAGASDLYFATQFSQNTWGQFKSCLWKQWWTYWRSPDYNLVRFIFTLATSLLIGTIFWQIGGNRSTAGDLSMVIGALYAAVIFVGINNCSTVQPMVAVERTVFYRERAAGMYSAMPYAISQVTCELPYVLVQTVYYSLIVYAMVGFEWKAAKFFWFLFVSYFSFLYWTYYGMMTVSLTPNQQVASIFASAFYGIFNLFSGFFIPRPKIPKWWVWYYWICPVAWTVYGLIVSQYGDVDTPIQVLGGAPGLTVKQYIDDHYGFKSDFMGPVAAVLVAFTVFFAFIFAFCIRTLNFQTR, from the exons GATTGCTACACTGGTAACAGATCTCTACCTACACTTCTTAATGTGGTGAGGAACATGGGAGAGTCAGCTCTAGGCATGATTGGTATTCAGTTTGCTAAGAAAGCTCAGCTTACGATCCTTAAAGATATCTCTGGTGTCCTTAAACCTGGAAGGATGACACTTTTGTTGGGTCCTCCTTCTTCTGGTAAGACCACTCTTTTGTTGGCTTTAGCCGGTAAACTCGATAAAGCCCTCCAAGTTAGTGGTGACATAACTTACAATGGTCACCGTCTCGATGAGTTTGTTCCAAGAAAGACCTCTGCTTACATTAGTCAGAACGATCTTCATGTTGGTATCATGACTGTTAAGGAGACTCTTGATTTCTCTGCTAGGTGTCAAGGTGTTGGTACTCGTTATG ATCTGTTGAATGAGCTtgcaagaagagaaaaggaTGCTGGGATATTCCCTGAAGCTGATGTTGATCTCTTCATGAAAGCTTCAGCTGCTCAAGGTGTTAAGAGCAGTCTCGTCACTGATTATACTCTCAAA ATTTTGGGGCTTGACATTTGCAAAGACACTATAGTTGGAGATGACATGATGAGAGGTATCTCCGGAGGTCAGAAGAAACGTGTCACAACCGGTGAGATGATCGTTGGTCCTACGAAGACACTCTTCATGGACGAAATATCCACTGGTCTTGACAGTTCCACCACATTCCAAATCGTCAAGTGTCTGCAACAGATCGTTCATCTCACAGACGCAACGGTGCTCATGTCTCTCCTCCAGCCAGCTCCTGAGACCTTTGATTTATTCGACGATATCATCTTGTTGTCTGAAGGTCAGATCGTGTACCAAGGACCAAGAGACAACATTCTTGAGTTCTTTGAGAGCTTTGGGTTCAAGTGTCCTGAGAGAAAAGGAACAGCTGATTTCTTGCAAGAGGTTACTTCCAAGAAAGATCAAGAACAGTACTGGGTTGACCATAACAGACCTTACCGCTACATTCCGGTTTCAGAGTTTGCAAGCAGATACAAGAGTTTCCATGTTGGGAAAGATATGTCTAACCAACTTGCAGTACCATTTGATAAGTCTCGTGGCCACAAAGCGGCTCTTGTGTTCGATAAGTACTCTGTCTCAAAGAGGGAGCTTCTCAAGAGTTGTTGGGACAAAGAGTGGCTGCTTATGCAACGAAACTCATTCTTCTACATTTTCAAGACTGTccagatcatcatcatcgctgCAATCACGTGCACACTCTTCCTCAGAACTGAAATGGACACAAAGAACGAGGCTGATGCTAACCTCTACGTAGGAGCATTGCTATTTGGAATGATCATCAACATGTTTAATGGGTTTGCAGAGATGGCTATGATGGTTTCAAGACTCCCAGTGTTTTACAAACAGAGGGATCTCCTGTTTTATCCATCATGGACCTTCACACTTCCCACTTTCTTGCTCGGGATTCCAACCTCAATCTTCGAATCAACGGCTTGGATGGTGGTGACTTACTACTCCATCGGTTTTGCACCTGACGCGAGCCGCTTCTTCAAGCAGTTTCTCCTTGTGTTTCTGATTCAACAAATGGCTGCATCCCTCTTTAGGTTGATCGCTTCTGTTTGCAGAACCATGATGATTGCTAATACTGGTGGTGCTCTCACTCTACTTCTCGTCTTCTTGCTTGGAGGCTTCCTTATTCCGAAAGGCGAGATTCCTGACTGGTGGGGTTGGGCTTACTGGATATCTCCTCTTACCTACGCTTTCAACGGTTTAACTGTCAATGAATTGTTTGCACCTAGATGGATGAACAAACTG GCTTCTGACGGCAAAACAAGGCTTGGAACCATGGTGCTTAATACTTATGATATCTACCATGAAAAGAACTGGTACTGGATTTCAGTTGGTGCCTTGCTTGGTTTCACAGTCCTCTTCAACGTTCTTTTCACCTTGGCACTTACCGTTCTCAACC CTCTTGGGAAGAAGGCAGGTTTACTTCCAGAGGAAGAAAATGATGACGCGGATCAGAGGAAAGATCCAATGCGTAGATCTTTGTCTACTGCTGATGGGAACAGAA GAGGAGAGGTCGCAATGGGGAGAGTGAGTAGGGACTCTGCGTCTGAAGCATCCAGGGGTGCAGGCAATACTAAAGGAATGGTTCTTCCTTTCTCTCCTTTGGCTATGTCCTTTGACGATGTCAGATACTTTGTTGACATGCCTGCG GAAATGAGAGACCAAGGAGTTACAGAAACAAGACTGCAACTGCTTAAAGGTGTGACTGGTGCATTTAGGCCAGGAGTCTTGACTGCGCTTATGGGAGTGAGTGGTGCTGGTAAGACTACACTTATGGACGTCTTGGCTGGAAGGAAAACTGGTGGATACATTGAAGGAGACGTGAGAATATCAGGATTCCCAAAGGTTCAAGAAACATTTGCTAGAATCTCAGGATACTGTGAGCAGACTGATATACATTCCCCTCAAGTCACAGTCAGAGAATCTTTGATCTTCTCTGCTTTCCTTCGTCTTCCTAAAGAAGTTGGCAAAGAGGAAAAAATGATGTTTGTGGATCAAGTGATGGAATTGGTAGAGCTGGACAGTCTTAGGGACGCCATCGTTGGTTTACCGGGTGTCACCGGGCTTTCCACGGAGCAGAGAAAGAGACTTACAATTGCAGTGGAGCTTGTAGCTAACCCTTCCATCATCTTTATGGATGAGCCAACTTCTGGACTAGACGCTAGAGCAGCGGCTATCGTGATGAGAGCGGTAAGGAACACAGTTGACACTGGAAGAACCGTTGTCTGCACCATCCATCAGCCTAGCATTGATATCTTTGAAGCCTTTGATGAGTTGATGCTGATGAAGAGAGGAGGACAAGTGATCTACGCAGGTCCATTGGGTCGTAACTCACACAAGGTTGTGGAATACTTCGAAGCCTTTCCCGGAGTTCCCAAGATTCCAGAAAAATATAACCCGGCTACTTGGATGCTTGAAGCTAGCTCACTCGCCGCTGAGCTTAAGCTTAGTGTTGACTTTGCTGAGTTGTACAAGAACTCCGCCTTGCACCA GAGAAACAAAGCGTTGGTTAAAGAACTCAGTGTACCACCAGCAGGAGCATCAGATCTTTACTTCGCTACACAATTCTCACAAAACACATGGGGACAGTTCAAATCATGCCTATGGAAACAATGGTGGACGTATTGGAGATCACCAGACTACAATCTTGTCCGGTTTATCTTCACATTAGCAACATCTCTCTTGATTGGTACCATCTTCTGGCAAATAGGAGGTAACAGGTCGACCGCAGGAGACTTATCAATGGTCATAGGAGCATTGTACGCCGCGGTTATTTTCGTGGGAATCAATAACTGTTCAACGGTACAACCTATGGTTGCAGTGGAGAGAACTGTGTTTTACAGAGAAAGAGCAGCAGGAATGTACTCAGCTATGCCATATGCCATCTCTCAAGTCACTTGTGAGCTTCCTTATGTTCTTGTTCAAACCGTTTACTACTCACTCATCGTCTACGCCATGGTTGGTTTCGAGTGGAAAGCAGCAAAGTTCTTCTGGTTCCTCTTCGTTAGCTACTTCTCATTTCTCTACTGGACTTACTACGGCATGATGACTGTTTCCCTCACACCAAACCAACAAGTCGCTTCCATTTTCGCCTCAGCGTTTTACGGTATTTTCAACCTTTTCTCTGGTTTCTTCATTCCAAGACCCAAAATCCCAAAATGGTGGGTTTGGTACTACTGGATCTGCCCTGTGGCATGGACCGTCTACGGATTGATAGTGTCGCAGTACGGTGACGTTGATACACCTATCCAAGTTCTTGGAGGTGCTCCTGGCCTTACCGTGAAACAATACATTGATGACCATTATGGTTTCAAATCTGACTTTATGGGACCAGTAGCGGCCGTCCTTGTTGCTTTCACCGTCTTCTTCGCATTCATCTTCGCCTTCTGCATCAGAACTCTTAACTTCCAAACTAGATAA